A window of Fragaria vesca subsp. vesca linkage group LG7, FraVesHawaii_1.0, whole genome shotgun sequence contains these coding sequences:
- the LOC101308519 gene encoding probable LRR receptor-like serine/threonine-protein kinase At3g47570-like: MDRSLVFLHRLSKKKSKIWSNMLSFLRLRSKNYAIDKVVSSDWNWVDPLPLPYSVLSEATNGFSSRNLIGLGSFGSVYKAALDEDYFFSAKYVRVHLVAVKVFKLSHRGALTSFVTECNVLRYIRHRNVVKILTACSSVDFYGKNFKALVYQYMEKGSLEEWLHPTSGTQQANKYLNLYQRLSIAIDVACALDYLHNHVESPIVHCDIKPSNVLLDKEFTAHISDFGLARFLSRTENDSAIGLRGTVGYAAPGSIYVLHCC, encoded by the coding sequence ATGGATCGCTCTTTGGTGTTTCTTCATCGACTGTCGAAAAAGAAATCCAAAATATGGAGCAATATGCTGTCATTTCTTCGTTTGAGAAGTAAGAATTATGCAATAGACAAAGTAGTATCTTCTGATTGGAACTGGGTGGATCCATTGCCACTGCCATATAGTGTTCTTTCAGAAGCTACTAATGGCTTTTCTTCCAGAAATTTGATCGGCCTTGGTAGTTTTGGGTCCGTTTACAAAGCAGCTCTTGATGAAGATTACTTCTTTTCGGCCAAGTATGTTAGAGTTCATCTTGTTGCTGTGAAGGTGTTTAAACTGTCACACCGTGGAGCTTTGACGAGTTTCGTAACCGAATGCAACGTCTTAAGATATATAAGACATCGAAATGTGGTCAAGATTTTAACTGCATGTTCTAGTGTCGATTTTTATGGTAAGAACTTCAAAGCTCTGGTGTATCAGTACATGGAGAAGGGGAGCTTAGAGGAATGGTTGCATCCAACTTCTGGAACACAACAGGCTAATAAGTATTTAAATCTCTATCAGAGGCTCAGCATAGCAATTGATGTCGCTTGTGCGCTAGATTATCTTCATAATCACGTCGAAAGTCCAATAGTTCATTGTGATATCAAGCCAAGCAATGTTCTTCTAGACAAGGAGTTTACTGCACATATATCTGACTTTGGACTAGCAAGGTTTCTCTCAAGAACGGAAAATGATTCTGCAATCGGCTTAAGAGGAACTGTTGGTTATGCCGCACCAGGTAGCATATATGTTCTTCACTGTTGCTGA
- the LOC101308817 gene encoding NAC domain-containing protein 43-like, translating into MTENMSISVNGQSQVPPGFRFHPTEEELLQYYLRKKVSGQRIDLDVIREVDLNKLEPWDVQEKCNIGTTPQNDWYFFSHKDKKYPTGTRTNRATAAGFWKATGRDKVIRSNCLRIGMRKTLVFYKGRAPRGQKSDWIMHEYRLDDNTSRITNVSVVVGEADQEGGWVVCRIFKKKNLHRPMLSATTSSITTDTTRSTHQLLYNSCDADEGALEHELKVMESRTCNGCKEETNEANNSLFMNHIHGFHDDVDRFFNLPSLQSPDSSAENDDQVSHQRVDWVGLTNWAALDRFVASELDGREMMTYPESGNYFITDHHDFHDHELQLPTTL; encoded by the exons ATGACTGAAAATATGAGCATATCTGTGAACGGCCAATCTCAAGTCCCTCCTGGTTTCAGATTTCATCCAACTGAAGAGGAGCTCTTGCAGTACTACTTGAGGAAGAAGGTCTCCGGTCAGAGGATTGATCTGGATGTCATCCGCGAGGTTGATCTCAATAAACTTGAACCATGGGACGTCCAAG AAAAGTGCAATATAGGAACCACACCACAAAATGATTGGTATTTCTTCAGCCACAAGGACAAGAAGTATCCAACCGGAACGCGCACGAATCGTGCAACAGCTGCCGGGTTCTGGAAGGCCACCGGCCGTGATAAGGTGATACGCAGCAACTGCTTGCGGATTGGCATGAGAAAAACTCTTGTGTTCTACAAAGGCAGAGCTCCCCGCGGCCAAAAATCCGATTGGATCATGCACGAGTATAGACTCGATGACAACACTAGCAGAATCACTAAT GTCTCCGTTGTCGTTGGGGAGGCAGATCAGGAGGGGGGATGGGTGGTTTGCAGAATCTTCAAGAAGAAAAATCTCCACAGACCAATGCTGAGTGCTACTACTTCATCCATCACAACAGATACTACAAGAAGTACCCACCAACTCTTATATAATTCTTGTGATGCTGACGAGGGAGCTTTGGAGCATGAACTTAAGGTCATGGAATCAAGGACCTGTAACGGCTGCAAGGAAGAGACTAATGAAGCAAACAACTCGTTGTTCATGAACCACATTCATGGGTTTCATGACGATGTTGATAGATTCTTTAATCTTCCTAGCCTACAGAGCCCAGACTCATCTGCAGAGAATGATGACCAGGTGAGTCATCAACGAGTGGACTGGGTTGGCCTCACCAACTGGGCAGCGCTTGATCGTTTCGTGGCTTCAGAACTCGATGGCCGTGAAATGATGACGTACCCGGAATCAGGGAACTACTTCATTACTGATCATCATGATTTTCATGATCATGAGCTCCAATTACCAACTACTCTGTGA